The following are from one region of the Staphylococcus schleiferi genome:
- a CDS encoding CsbA family protein, whose translation MIWYILAAFFPCVLVVLFSTVTRSKWIGTLITLVVIGASVYKGFFHNEWIIFLDVVSLLAGYLIMDYLEKNRTEHDDDSGI comes from the coding sequence TTGATCTGGTATATATTAGCCGCATTTTTTCCATGTGTACTTGTTGTTCTTTTCAGTACGGTAACGAGAAGTAAATGGATAGGGACTCTCATTACTCTTGTAGTTATAGGGGCTTCAGTCTACAAAGGCTTCTTTCATAATGAATGGATTATTTTCTTAGATGTTGTCTCATTGCTAGCAGGATATCTCATTATGGATTACTTAGAGAAAAACCGGACTGAGCATGATGATGACAGTGGAATATAA
- the secA gene encoding preprotein translocase subunit SecA, with product MGFLTKLVDGNKREVKRLSKLADKVIALEEQMALLTDDEMKAKTKAFQEEVQKVEDIRKQNNKLDDILPEAFALVREASKRVFNMTPYKVQIMGGIAIHNGDIAEMRTGEGKTLTATMPTYLNALTGRGVHVITVNEYLSSVQSEEMAELYNFLGLSVGLNLNSLSTIDKREAYSKDITYSTNNELGFDYLRDNMVNYKEDRVMRPLNFAIIDEVDSILIDEARTPLIISGEAEKSTSLYTQANVFAKMLKSEEDYNYDVQTKAIQLTEQGIDKAERMFKIENLYDVKHVDIIHHINLALRAHYTMQRDVDYMVTGGEILIVDQFTGRTMPGRRFSEGLHQAIEAKENVKIQNESKTMASITFQNYFRMYNKLAGMTGTAKTEEEEFRNIYNMTVTQIPTNRPVQRHDKSDLIYVSQKGKFDAVVEEVIEKHRKGQPVLLGTVAVETSEYISNLLKKRGIRHSVLNAKNHEREAEIVAGAGQRGSVTIATNMAGRGTDIKLGEGVEELGGLAVIGTERHESRRIDDQLRGRSGRQGDQGDSRFYLSLQDDLMVRFGSNRMQAMMNRLGMDDSTPIESRMVSRAVESAQKRVEGNNFDARKRILEYDEVLRKQREIMYEERNRIIDEVESSELVIQMMKSTLQRTLNYYVNEDEEKMDYEPIIHYIEDVFLHEGDLKESEIKGKDQEDMYEVIWAKIEAAYERQKSQLGNRMPEFERMILLRSIDDHWTSHIDTMDQLRQGIHLRSYGQQNPLRDYQNEGHELFDIMMQSIEEDVSKYILKSVITVDDDVEREKTKELEGKHVSAEDGKEKAKPQPFVKDQEIGRNEQCPCGSGKKYKNCHGK from the coding sequence ATGGGTTTTTTAACTAAACTGGTTGACGGTAATAAAAGAGAAGTCAAACGTTTAAGTAAATTAGCAGATAAAGTCATAGCCTTAGAAGAACAAATGGCGCTATTAACTGATGATGAAATGAAAGCGAAAACGAAAGCTTTTCAAGAAGAAGTACAAAAAGTTGAAGATATTAGAAAACAAAATAATAAGTTAGATGACATTTTACCTGAAGCATTTGCGCTCGTCCGTGAAGCCTCTAAACGTGTATTCAATATGACACCTTACAAAGTTCAAATCATGGGTGGGATTGCTATCCATAATGGTGACATCGCTGAAATGAGAACAGGTGAAGGTAAAACATTGACTGCAACAATGCCAACGTATTTAAATGCACTCACTGGTCGCGGTGTGCATGTCATTACAGTCAATGAATATTTATCTAGTGTACAAAGTGAAGAAATGGCTGAACTGTATAACTTTTTAGGTCTATCTGTAGGCTTGAACTTAAACAGTTTGAGCACTATCGACAAACGTGAAGCGTACAGTAAAGACATTACGTACAGTACAAATAACGAACTTGGTTTCGATTATTTAAGAGATAACATGGTGAACTATAAAGAAGACCGTGTTATGCGTCCGCTCAATTTTGCAATTATTGATGAGGTTGACTCTATTTTAATTGATGAAGCACGTACGCCTTTAATTATTTCTGGAGAAGCCGAAAAATCAACGTCACTTTATACGCAAGCCAATGTTTTTGCGAAGATGCTTAAATCTGAAGAAGATTATAATTACGACGTACAAACAAAAGCGATTCAATTAACTGAGCAAGGAATTGATAAAGCTGAGCGTATGTTCAAAATAGAGAATTTATATGATGTCAAACACGTTGATATTATTCACCATATTAACCTTGCGTTACGTGCACATTATACAATGCAACGCGACGTTGACTATATGGTGACAGGCGGCGAAATTTTAATTGTAGACCAATTTACAGGTCGTACAATGCCTGGACGTCGTTTTTCAGAAGGATTGCATCAAGCAATTGAAGCAAAAGAAAACGTAAAAATTCAAAATGAGTCTAAAACAATGGCCTCAATTACATTCCAAAACTATTTCAGAATGTATAACAAGTTGGCTGGTATGACAGGGACAGCTAAAACAGAGGAAGAAGAATTCCGTAATATTTACAATATGACAGTAACGCAAATCCCAACCAACCGACCTGTTCAACGTCACGATAAGTCCGATTTAATTTATGTGAGTCAAAAAGGTAAATTCGATGCGGTTGTCGAAGAGGTTATAGAAAAACACCGTAAAGGTCAACCGGTTTTACTAGGGACAGTTGCGGTTGAAACTTCTGAATATATTTCTAACTTGCTTAAAAAGCGTGGTATTCGTCATAGTGTATTAAATGCTAAAAACCATGAAAGAGAAGCTGAAATTGTTGCGGGTGCAGGTCAAAGAGGATCAGTAACAATTGCAACAAATATGGCCGGTCGTGGTACAGATATTAAACTTGGCGAAGGTGTAGAAGAACTCGGAGGACTTGCTGTTATTGGCACAGAACGACATGAATCTCGCCGTATTGATGACCAATTACGTGGTCGTTCAGGTCGTCAAGGCGACCAAGGGGACAGTCGTTTCTACCTTTCATTACAAGATGATTTAATGGTGCGTTTCGGTTCAAATCGAATGCAAGCGATGATGAACCGATTGGGAATGGATGACTCTACGCCGATTGAATCTAGAATGGTTTCTCGTGCTGTAGAATCTGCGCAAAAACGTGTTGAAGGTAACAACTTTGATGCACGTAAACGTATTTTAGAATATGATGAAGTTTTACGTAAGCAACGTGAAATTATGTATGAAGAGCGAAATCGCATTATTGATGAAGTTGAAAGTTCAGAGCTCGTGATTCAAATGATGAAATCAACGTTGCAACGAACATTGAATTATTATGTGAATGAAGACGAAGAAAAAATGGATTATGAACCTATTATTCATTATATCGAAGACGTTTTCTTACATGAGGGTGACTTAAAAGAAAGTGAAATTAAAGGTAAAGACCAAGAGGATATGTATGAAGTCATCTGGGCTAAAATCGAGGCTGCCTATGAGCGACAAAAATCTCAATTAGGCAATCGTATGCCAGAGTTTGAACGTATGATTCTCCTTCGTTCTATCGATGATCATTGGACATCACATATCGATACGATGGATCAATTAAGACAAGGGATTCACTTACGTTCATATGGTCAACAAAATCCTTTAAGAGATTATCAAAATGAAGGTCATGAGTTATTTGATATCATGATGCAAAGCATTGAAGAAGATGTAAGTAAATATATCCTAAAATCAGTAATTACTGTGGATGATGATGTGGAGCGTGAAAAAACAAAGGAGTTGGAGGGGAAGCACGTCTCAGCTGAGGACGGCAAAGAGAAAGCTAAGCCCCAACCTTTTGTAAAGGACCAAGAAATTGGTCGTAATGAGCAATGTCCATGTGGTAGTGGCAAAAAATATAAGAATTGCCATGGAAAATAA
- a CDS encoding DEAD/DEAH box helicase family protein — protein sequence MYLNGQLITDVALCREVDIETQKKGIERTKQGWLCARCATTAPEHFYRYKSPYHDNTVVYCRHCIQMGRIDNLTTVFITKSLMKCTTGVYHLTFQLSEQQQFASDRIVQAVMNFESLLVHAVTGAGKTEMMFEAIARARRAAYNVAIVSPRLDVVIELSYRVQQSFESEAIDVLHQASKQQYDAHFVISTVHQLYRFKNHFHVIFVDEVDAFPLSMDTTLMSTIENAARTHKSLIYMTATPPKKLKAQFDNEHTITLPARFHQKPLVVPRFKYFKVRFSKVQLYLLNQMKHQQKQQRTTLIFFSDIQQMRKFFETYRHQIEQLHFVHSEDSARIKKVEALRQKAYSIMLTTTILERGFTMADLDVWVVDSHRFSATALIQIAGRVGRKMQSPGGDVCFFHEGRTTAMFTARREIKMMNRIARQRGWIDG from the coding sequence ATGTATCTTAACGGACAACTAATTACTGATGTAGCGCTATGTAGGGAAGTAGATATCGAAACACAAAAGAAAGGCATTGAACGAACGAAACAAGGATGGCTTTGTGCGAGATGTGCGACAACAGCGCCTGAACATTTTTATCGTTACAAGAGTCCGTACCACGATAACACAGTTGTATATTGTCGCCACTGTATTCAAATGGGGCGGATTGATAATTTAACGACGGTCTTTATAACGAAAAGTTTAATGAAGTGTACAACAGGTGTGTATCATCTCACTTTCCAGTTGTCGGAACAGCAACAATTTGCTTCTGATCGTATTGTACAAGCGGTTATGAATTTCGAAAGTTTATTAGTTCATGCTGTAACAGGTGCTGGGAAAACAGAGATGATGTTTGAAGCTATTGCACGCGCAAGACGCGCCGCCTACAATGTGGCAATCGTTTCTCCGCGACTAGATGTTGTGATTGAACTCAGTTATCGTGTTCAGCAATCATTTGAAAGCGAAGCGATTGATGTGCTACATCAAGCGAGCAAACAGCAGTATGATGCGCATTTTGTAATTTCAACTGTACACCAGCTGTATCGATTTAAAAATCATTTCCATGTGATATTTGTAGATGAAGTAGACGCTTTTCCTTTGTCGATGGATACGACTTTAATGAGCACAATTGAAAATGCCGCAAGAACACATAAAAGTTTGATTTATATGACAGCTACGCCACCTAAAAAATTAAAAGCACAGTTTGATAATGAACATACGATTACTTTACCTGCTCGTTTTCATCAAAAGCCACTTGTCGTCCCACGTTTTAAATACTTTAAAGTTCGTTTTTCCAAAGTTCAACTTTACCTTCTTAATCAAATGAAACATCAACAAAAACAGCAACGAACCACACTGATATTCTTTAGTGATATTCAACAAATGCGAAAATTTTTTGAAACGTATCGTCATCAAATAGAGCAACTGCACTTTGTGCATAGTGAAGATAGTGCGCGCATAAAGAAAGTTGAAGCCCTACGACAAAAAGCGTATTCAATTATGTTAACAACCACGATATTAGAACGTGGCTTTACAATGGCAGACTTAGATGTCTGGGTGGTTGACAGTCATCGATTTTCTGCAACAGCATTAATTCAAATTGCTGGACGTGTAGGGCGGAAAATGCAAAGCCCAGGAGGCGATGTATGTTTTTTCCATGAGGGAAGAACAACAGCGATGTTTACAGCACGACGTGAAATCAAAATGATGAATCGAATCGCGAGGCAGAGAGGGTGGATTGATGGGTGA
- a CDS encoding ComF family protein, with translation MKTYDEEVGIRSLFLKPKIVCISCDEAIQACRFNKEGRCPYCLGAYTSGYCRNCDHLNLSTQPFERINAIFHYQGFIKTLFHQYKFLQDVALAEIFAYYIKIPAHDIDFIVPMPSSRENDIKRTFNPVKTILDFQKIAYVDCLKMNVRPKQYTLTPSERFKVQNPIYFEHDESVICLENKSILLIDDIYTTGHTAHCAADVLLQQKVRKLSMLTFAR, from the coding sequence ATGAAAACGTATGATGAAGAGGTGGGGATACGATCGCTTTTTTTAAAGCCAAAAATTGTATGTATAAGTTGTGACGAAGCTATCCAAGCTTGCCGTTTTAATAAAGAGGGCCGATGTCCTTATTGTTTAGGTGCCTATACATCTGGATATTGTCGTAATTGTGATCACCTCAATCTTTCTACGCAACCCTTTGAAAGGATAAACGCGATTTTTCATTATCAAGGTTTTATTAAAACGCTCTTTCACCAATATAAATTTTTACAAGATGTGGCGCTAGCAGAGATTTTTGCTTATTATATTAAAATACCAGCACATGATATTGATTTCATTGTTCCTATGCCCTCAAGTCGAGAAAATGATATCAAACGTACTTTTAATCCAGTAAAGACGATATTAGATTTTCAAAAAATCGCTTATGTTGATTGTTTAAAGATGAACGTACGACCGAAACAATATACTTTGACGCCAAGCGAACGATTTAAGGTTCAGAATCCGATTTATTTTGAACATGATGAAAGTGTGATTTGTTTAGAAAACAAGTCTATTCTACTTATTGATGATATTTACACAACAGGGCATACAGCGCATTGTGCCGCAGATGTATTATTACAACAAAAAGTCAGAAAATTAAGTATGTTAACGTTTGCGAGATAG
- the fakB1 gene encoding fatty acid kinase binding subunit FakB1 — protein MKIAVMTDSTSYIPQHVLEKYNIRVVPLSITLENGENYKENISIFADEFYDILEKSATIPTTSQPAIGEMINAYEAYKNEGYTDVITVHLSSGISGAYQTALQAADMVEGINVHPVDSKIACLPEGALVIRALDLIAQGLDVQEILADLIEMRDHTGAFLVVDDLKNLHKSGRITGAQAWIGNLLKMKPVLTFEDGLIVPYEKVRTKKKALKLIEQKAIELADQFDTATVMVIGGNNKEESRDVFQSLRERFPEKNIAFSEFGPVISSHLGLGGFGIGVTNRDIRLPEADEEVE, from the coding sequence ATGAAGATAGCTGTGATGACTGATTCAACAAGCTATATCCCTCAGCATGTTTTAGAAAAATATAATATTCGTGTTGTACCATTGAGTATTACATTGGAAAACGGTGAGAATTATAAAGAAAATATTTCAATTTTTGCAGATGAATTTTATGATATATTAGAAAAATCAGCGACAATTCCGACGACAAGTCAACCCGCAATTGGCGAGATGATAAATGCTTATGAAGCATACAAAAATGAGGGCTATACAGATGTAATTACGGTTCATCTTTCAAGTGGTATTAGTGGTGCGTATCAAACAGCATTACAAGCAGCTGATATGGTTGAAGGTATTAACGTTCACCCAGTCGATTCAAAAATTGCATGTTTACCAGAGGGTGCACTTGTTATTCGTGCGTTAGATCTAATTGCTCAAGGTTTAGATGTACAAGAAATATTAGCCGATTTGATTGAAATGAGAGATCATACGGGTGCTTTTTTAGTTGTAGATGATTTGAAAAATTTACATAAAAGTGGCCGAATTACTGGGGCGCAAGCATGGATTGGAAACTTACTCAAAATGAAACCCGTGCTTACATTTGAAGATGGCTTAATTGTTCCTTATGAAAAAGTCCGTACTAAAAAGAAAGCGTTGAAATTAATCGAACAAAAAGCAATTGAATTAGCTGATCAATTCGATACAGCGACAGTGATGGTGATCGGTGGTAATAATAAAGAAGAATCACGTGATGTTTTTCAAAGTTTACGCGAACGTTTCCCTGAGAAAAACATTGCATTTTCTGAATTTGGTCCTGTGATTTCGTCTCATTTAGGATTAGGTGGATTTGGGATTGGTGTGACGAACCGTGATATCCGTTTACCTGAAGCAGATGAAGAAGTTGAATAA
- the gdpS gene encoding GGDEF domain-containing protein GdpS encodes MIEAIIYNISVTIAGIYLFHRLQYAESHDFRFSKSYITVLMTIVGLLLALYPVPIEHYMVQLSFVPLLFLGRYTNSFYTFISAMIIALVGYFVLSTSLTYAIALIIIAGVVSTIGPFLKQNHVVAIQILNVLSIIILTVIALFMPSYDIKEVIYLIPLSVIATLVTAIFYVDLLRFFSLIERYENEETVDYLTGLGNVKEFDRHLNEVSRIADDNNQSLALLLIDIDGFKDVNDAHTHRAGDAVLKQMSHLFQNYVPKKTKIFRNGGEEFSIVLRHYSLDECVKLAENIRKAVEKSNFHLPDKTVIKLSVSIGVGYLDSDAHKSHRKVFKDADDMLHVAKNEGRNKVMFNPIIKLQ; translated from the coding sequence ATGATTGAAGCTATTATCTATAATATTTCAGTAACCATTGCTGGTATATATTTATTTCATCGTCTCCAATACGCAGAATCACACGATTTTAGATTTTCAAAAAGCTATATCACCGTATTGATGACAATTGTTGGACTATTATTAGCATTATATCCTGTACCTATAGAACATTATATGGTTCAGCTTTCTTTTGTTCCTTTACTATTTTTAGGACGCTATACAAATTCCTTTTACACATTTATTTCAGCCATGATTATTGCGCTTGTTGGCTATTTTGTATTATCTACATCTTTAACTTATGCTATAGCACTCATTATCATTGCAGGTGTTGTGAGCACTATCGGACCATTTTTAAAACAGAACCATGTCGTTGCAATTCAAATTTTGAATGTATTAAGTATCATTATTTTGACCGTTATTGCATTATTCATGCCATCGTATGATATTAAAGAAGTCATCTACTTAATACCACTTTCTGTGATTGCTACTTTAGTAACAGCGATTTTCTATGTTGATTTATTAAGATTTTTCTCTTTAATCGAACGTTACGAAAATGAAGAAACGGTGGATTATTTGACGGGATTAGGAAATGTTAAAGAATTTGACCGTCATCTCAACGAAGTCTCACGTATTGCAGATGATAATAACCAAAGTTTAGCTTTATTGCTGATAGACATTGATGGGTTCAAAGATGTCAATGATGCACATACACATCGTGCTGGAGATGCTGTTTTAAAACAAATGTCTCACTTATTCCAAAATTACGTGCCTAAAAAGACTAAAATTTTTCGTAATGGCGGTGAAGAATTTTCGATTGTCCTTCGTCATTATTCTTTAGATGAATGTGTGAAACTCGCCGAAAACATTCGAAAAGCAGTTGAAAAGTCTAATTTTCACCTTCCTGATAAAACGGTAATTAAACTTTCTGTATCGATTGGTGTTGGTTATTTAGATAGTGACGCACATAAATCTCATCGAA
- the prfB gene encoding peptide chain release factor 2 (programmed frameshift), with protein sequence MELSEIKRNIDDYTSKLEQLRGSLDLENKETNIQEYEEMMADPHFWDNQNRAQEIIDKNNALKSVVQDYYEVAETIENMEATVELLQDEYDEDIKQDIEAEVIDFEEKLNHFELQLLLNGEHDANNAIIELHPGAGGTESQDWTNMLLRMYQRFCEQQGFKTEIVDYQAGDEAGVKSVTMLVKGHNAYGYLKAEKGVHRLVRISPFDSSGRRHTSFASCDVIPEFNNEKIEIEINPDDISVDTFRASGAGGQHINKTESAIRITHHPTGIVVNNQNERSQIKNREAAMKMLKAKLYQLELEQKEQELAAIRGEQKEIGWGSQIRSYVFHPYSMVKDHRTNEETGNVNAVMDGDISPFIEAYLRHLMH encoded by the exons ATGGAATTATCAGAGATTAAGCGTAATATTGATGACTATACCTCGAAATTAGAACAACTTAGGGGGTCTCTT GACTTAGAAAACAAAGAGACAAATATTCAAGAGTATGAGGAAATGATGGCTGACCCACATTTTTGGGACAATCAAAACCGCGCTCAAGAAATCATCGATAAAAATAATGCGTTAAAGTCAGTAGTTCAAGATTATTATGAAGTCGCAGAAACGATTGAAAATATGGAAGCAACCGTTGAGCTCTTGCAAGACGAATATGATGAAGATATCAAGCAAGATATAGAGGCTGAAGTCATCGATTTTGAAGAGAAGCTTAATCATTTTGAATTGCAACTCTTACTTAATGGTGAACATGATGCGAATAACGCAATTATAGAGTTGCACCCCGGTGCAGGTGGAACAGAATCTCAAGATTGGACCAATATGTTGTTACGTATGTATCAGCGTTTTTGCGAGCAACAAGGATTTAAAACGGAGATTGTTGACTACCAAGCGGGTGATGAGGCGGGTGTCAAAAGTGTTACCATGCTTGTGAAAGGTCATAATGCTTATGGCTATTTGAAAGCTGAAAAAGGTGTTCATCGTTTAGTACGTATTTCACCTTTTGATTCTTCTGGCCGACGTCATACGTCTTTCGCATCTTGTGATGTAATACCTGAGTTCAACAACGAAAAGATTGAAATTGAAATCAATCCTGATGACATTTCCGTTGATACTTTCCGTGCTTCTGGTGCCGGCGGACAACATATTAATAAAACAGAGTCTGCCATTCGTATTACGCACCATCCAACTGGTATTGTGGTGAACAACCAAAATGAGCGTTCACAAATTAAAAACAGAGAAGCTGCGATGAAGATGTTAAAAGCAAAGCTTTATCAACTTGAGCTCGAACAAAAAGAGCAAGAGTTAGCGGCTATACGTGGTGAACAAAAAGAAATTGGATGGGGAAGCCAAATTAGATCCTATGTATTCCATCCGTATTCCATGGTAAAAGATCATCGAACAAATGAAGAAACAGGCAATGTCAATGCAGTGATGGATGGCGATATTAGTCCATTTATTGAGGCTTATTTAAGACATCTCATGCATTAA
- the hpf gene encoding ribosome hibernation-promoting factor, HPF/YfiA family: MINFEIHGDNLTITDAIRNYIEEKIGKLERYFTNVPNATAHVKVKTYQNSSTKIEVTIPLKNVTLRAEERHDDLYAGIDLINNKLERQVRKYKTRVNRKNRDRGFEEDVFVDVEGAEPEVENEATDSDIEIIRSKTFSLKPMDSEEAVLQMNLLGHDFFVFNDRETDGTSIVYRRKDGKYGLIETE, encoded by the coding sequence ATGATTAACTTTGAAATTCATGGAGACAACCTCACAATCACAGATGCTATCAGAAATTATATTGAGGAGAAGATTGGTAAATTAGAACGTTATTTCACTAATGTACCCAATGCAACTGCTCATGTTAAAGTTAAAACATACCAAAACTCTAGCACTAAAATTGAAGTGACAATTCCTTTGAAGAATGTTACACTTCGTGCGGAAGAACGTCACGATGATTTATATGCCGGAATCGATTTGATTAATAATAAACTTGAACGTCAAGTCCGTAAATATAAAACACGTGTAAACCGTAAAAATAGAGATCGTGGTTTTGAAGAAGACGTTTTTGTTGATGTTGAAGGTGCAGAACCAGAAGTTGAAAACGAAGCTACAGATTCTGATATCGAAATCATCCGTTCAAAAACATTTAGTTTAAAACCAATGGATTCAGAAGAAGCGGTTTTACAAATGAACTTATTAGGACATGATTTCTTCGTATTCAATGACCGAGAAACAGATGGTACAAGTATTGTATATCGTCGTAAAGATGGAAAATACGGTTTAATTGAAACTGAATAA